In Nostoc sp. GT001, a genomic segment contains:
- a CDS encoding hydrogenase small subunit, with protein MTNVLWLQGGACSGNTMSFLNAEEPTVCDLIADFGIKVLWHPSLGLELGNDLQTLLRNCISGTIPLDILVFEGSVVNAPNGTGEWNRFADRAMKDWLLDLAKVAKFIVAVGDCATWGGIPAMSPNPSESEGLQFLKRQEGGFLGKDFVSQAGLPVINIPGCPAHPDWITQILVAIATGRIADIAFDELNRPQTFFNTYTQTGCTRNVHFAYKASTAEFGQRKGCLFYDLGCRGPMTHSSCNRILWNRVSSKTRAGMPCLGCTEPEFPFFDLKPGTVFKTQTVMGVPKELPPGVNKKDYALLTMVAKDAAPPWAEEDFFTV; from the coding sequence ATGACTAACGTACTATGGCTACAAGGTGGTGCTTGTTCAGGCAACACCATGTCATTTCTCAATGCTGAAGAACCGACAGTCTGCGATTTAATTGCCGACTTTGGTATCAAGGTACTTTGGCATCCCTCCTTGGGATTAGAACTAGGCAACGACTTACAAACACTTCTACGGAATTGTATTTCTGGCACAATTCCCCTAGATATCTTGGTATTTGAAGGCAGTGTTGTTAACGCCCCTAACGGTACTGGCGAATGGAATCGGTTTGCCGATCGCGCCATGAAAGATTGGTTATTAGACCTTGCCAAAGTTGCTAAATTTATCGTCGCTGTGGGAGACTGTGCGACATGGGGAGGAATTCCCGCCATGTCACCCAACCCTAGCGAATCAGAAGGTTTGCAATTTCTCAAACGTCAAGAAGGCGGCTTCTTAGGGAAAGATTTCGTATCGCAAGCTGGATTACCTGTAATTAATATACCTGGATGCCCTGCCCATCCCGACTGGATTACGCAGATATTAGTTGCGATCGCTACTGGACGCATAGCAGACATTGCTTTTGATGAACTAAATCGTCCCCAAACCTTCTTCAACACCTATACCCAAACAGGTTGTACTCGCAACGTCCACTTTGCTTACAAAGCTTCAACTGCCGAATTTGGTCAGCGCAAAGGCTGTCTATTTTATGACTTGGGTTGTCGCGGCCCCATGACTCATTCTTCCTGCAACCGCATCTTATGGAACCGCGTCTCATCTAAAACCCGCGCCGGAATGCCTTGTTTAGGTTGCACAGAACCAGAATTTCCCTTCTTTGACCTCAAACCAGGAACCGTATTCAAAACCCAAACAGTCATGGGAGTTCCCAAAGAATTACCGCCAGGGGTGAACAAAAAAGACTACGCCTTACTCACAATGGTCGCCAAAGACGCAGCACCACCTTGGGCAGAAGAAGACTTTTTTACTGTTTAG
- a CDS encoding Rpn family recombination-promoting nuclease/putative transposase, with the protein MCKISSSTVKQALLKTDSIFYRIFQSIPSTFFELINQPPQLASAYQFSSVEVKQLAFRIDGVFLPNTPDLPIYFAEVQFQPDKKFYSRLFTEIFNYLDKTELTNNWRGVVIFPNRSVDTGDTERYTELLNSQRVTRVYLDGLSSIEASSIGIETVKLIIEPESTATIKAVEIVNSARQQIPDVTTIREIIQLIETILIYKLPRLSQEEIGKMFGLNELKQTRFYQDVFAEGKQEGRQEGRQEGIQEGKLETIPQLLGLGLSIEQIAQALGLDEQVVRQAAQPKS; encoded by the coding sequence TTGTGTAAAATATCTTCATCAACTGTAAAACAAGCTCTTTTAAAAACAGACAGTATCTTTTATCGAATCTTTCAGAGTATCCCCAGTACTTTTTTTGAACTGATTAATCAACCACCACAACTAGCTAGTGCTTACCAATTTTCTTCAGTAGAAGTCAAACAATTGGCGTTTAGAATCGATGGCGTTTTCCTCCCAAATACGCCAGACTTACCGATTTATTTTGCCGAAGTGCAATTTCAGCCAGATAAAAAATTCTACTCACGTTTATTTACTGAAATTTTTAACTATCTCGATAAAACCGAATTAACTAACAATTGGCGTGGTGTTGTCATCTTCCCCAACCGCAGCGTTGATACTGGAGATACCGAAAGATATACAGAATTACTCAACTCACAACGAGTAACTCGCGTCTATCTCGACGGATTAAGCTCAATTGAGGCATCATCAATCGGTATAGAGACAGTTAAACTCATCATCGAACCCGAATCAACTGCGACAATAAAAGCTGTAGAGATAGTCAACAGTGCCCGACAGCAAATTCCTGATGTCACTACTATTAGGGAAATAATACAATTGATAGAGACGATATTAATCTACAAGTTACCGCGATTGAGCCAGGAGGAGATAGGAAAAATGTTTGGATTAAATGAATTAAAGCAAACTAGATTTTACCAAGATGTTTTTGCAGAAGGGAAACAAGAAGGTAGACAGGAAGGTAGACAAGAAGGTATACAAGAAGGTAAGTTAGAAACGATACCCCAATTATTAGGGTTGGGTTTAAGTATTGAGCAGATAGCTCAAGCGTTAGGTTTGGACGAACAAGTTGTTAGGCAAGCTGCACAACCAAAATCCTAA
- a CDS encoding NifU family protein gives MTNLEELVREINRFEAIISEWDESQRCVAVGLKRAIEALHKAALTNLIKSLKQESMSGLRHAVTDEVVYAVLLYHELVKPPKPPLAQRIQTALEEVRPGLKSHNGDVELVAIKPPDTVEVKLIGTCSSCPASTLTLSQGVEQAIKNHCPEISKVVAVNNSPAVKNANSGLISPFSSKITCTWIKVATIDEVPEFSVIAVQLAGTSLILHRQGVTVKCYRNACTHLGYPLEKGKVENGIITCPAHGFQYKLETGKCLTVPDVSLQSYPVKVKENKVFVKLQK, from the coding sequence ATGACAAACCTTGAAGAATTAGTTAGGGAAATTAACCGCTTTGAGGCAATTATATCCGAGTGGGATGAAAGCCAACGGTGTGTAGCAGTTGGTCTAAAAAGGGCAATTGAAGCTTTGCATAAGGCAGCATTGACTAATTTAATTAAAAGCCTAAAGCAAGAATCAATGTCAGGTTTGCGTCATGCTGTGACTGATGAAGTAGTGTACGCAGTGCTGCTTTATCACGAACTAGTAAAACCACCAAAACCACCATTAGCACAGCGAATTCAAACAGCCCTTGAAGAAGTTCGCCCAGGTTTAAAAAGCCATAATGGAGATGTAGAACTAGTAGCAATTAAGCCCCCAGATACAGTAGAAGTCAAATTAATCGGCACTTGCAGCAGTTGTCCGGCTTCTACTTTAACTTTATCTCAGGGAGTAGAACAGGCAATAAAAAACCATTGTCCTGAAATTAGTAAAGTTGTTGCAGTCAATAACAGCCCTGCTGTTAAGAACGCAAATTCTGGTTTAATCAGTCCATTCTCTTCAAAAATAACTTGTACTTGGATCAAAGTAGCAACTATTGATGAAGTTCCTGAGTTTAGCGTAATCGCAGTACAACTTGCTGGTACTTCACTAATTTTACATCGTCAAGGCGTTACAGTTAAATGTTACCGTAATGCTTGTACCCATCTAGGATATCCCTTAGAAAAGGGTAAAGTTGAAAATGGTATTATTACCTGTCCTGCCCACGGATTTCAGTACAAATTGGAGACAGGTAAATGCTTAACCGTGCCTGATGTTTCGCTTCAGTCTTATCCAGTCAAGGTTAAAGAAAATAAGGTTTTTGTAAAACTACAAAAATGA
- the hypF gene encoding carbamoyltransferase HypF: MPTEEIRVRGTVQGVGFRPTVYRLAKACGLYGDVCNDGQGVLIRVCGSEEVITEFVARLQTELPPLARINQLTRTPYEGELKFDNFMISSSVNNTIKTEITPDAATCPQCQQEIFDPFSRFYRYPFTNCTHCGPRLSIIRAIPYDRCNTSMSAFAMCSECAKEYHDVENRRFHAQPVACHICGPAAWLERADGKSVTASMFSMLDDVDAVCSLLQKGEIVAIKGLGGIHLACDATQETVVQKLRQRKKRYHKPFALMARDIEIIEQYCIVNAKEKELLTSSAAPIVLLQASDKKQLASSVALGQNTLGFMLPYTPLHHLILRRMNRPMVLTSGNLADEPQCIDNDEAREKLRTIADYFLFHNREIINRVDDSVVRVVGDKVQTIRRARGYAPASISLPAGFDKVPQILAMGSELKNTFCLLREGKAILSQHLGDLENATAFNAYQKNLNLYLNLFEHQPEVIAIDKHPEYLSSKLGKELADTNQIKIYPIQHHHAHIAACMAENGIPLAAPPILGIALDGLGYGNDGKLWGGEFLLADYRKFKRLATFKPVAMIGGEQAIYQPWRNTYAQLVAANLWDDCEQKYTDLEIVKFLKNQPLQLLNQLIEKRINSPPASSVGRLFDAVAAAIGIYREECSYEGQAAIAMEAIVDVSSLNNDKETLIYPFSFSISDSIYCIDPRPMWEALLNDLQLQIPQSVMAAKFHKGLANTIVQMVKHLSQENLIYQVALTGGVFQNCILLEQVTKKLQTLGIKVLTHSLVPANDGGLSLGQAVIAAAQLIDEC, encoded by the coding sequence ATGCCGACTGAAGAAATTAGAGTTCGCGGTACTGTTCAGGGAGTAGGATTTCGCCCTACTGTATATCGTCTGGCTAAAGCCTGCGGTTTGTATGGAGATGTTTGTAATGATGGACAAGGTGTATTAATTCGGGTATGTGGTAGTGAGGAAGTAATAACCGAATTTGTTGCCAGATTGCAAACAGAACTTCCACCATTGGCAAGAATTAATCAACTAACTAGAACTCCTTATGAAGGTGAATTGAAATTTGATAATTTCATGATTTCTAGTAGTGTCAATAATACCATTAAAACAGAAATTACTCCTGATGCAGCCACTTGTCCCCAGTGTCAACAAGAAATATTCGACCCCTTTAGCCGCTTTTATCGCTACCCCTTTACTAATTGCACTCATTGCGGNCCCCGCCTGAGTATTATTCGTGCCATTCCTTATGACAGATGTAATACCAGTATGTCTGCGTTTGCCATGTGTTCAGAATGTGCAAAAGAATACCATGATGTCGAAAACCGTCGTTTTCACGCCCAACCTGTAGCTTGTCATATTTGCGGCCCCGCAGCTTGGTTAGAACGCGCTGATGGGAAATCGGTTACTGCTTCCATGTTTTCGATGTTGGATGATGTCGATGCTGTTTGTAGCTTGTTGCAAAAAGGTGAGATTGTGGCAATTAAGGGGTTAGGTGGTATTCATCTAGCTTGCGATGCAACACAAGAAACCGTTGTACAAAAATTGCGTCAGCGAAAAAAGCGCTATCATAAACCCTTTGCTTTAATGGCGCGAGATATTGAAATAATTGAACAATATTGTATTGTCAACGCCAAAGAAAAAGAATTATTAACCAGTTCTGCGGCACCAATTGTTTTATTACAAGCTTCAGATAAAAAACAATTAGCATCGTCAGTTGCATTAGGGCAAAATACCCTTGGCTTCATGCTTCCTTATACGCCCCTGCATCATTTAATTCTGCGACGGATGAATCGCCCAATGGTTTTAACAAGTGGCAATCTTGCTGATGAACCACAATGTATTGACAATGACGAGGCAAGAGAAAAATTAAGAACAATTGCTGATTATTTTCTCTTTCACAATCGAGAGATTATTAATCGGGTAGATGATTCGGTTGTGCGTGTTGTTGGTGATAAAGTCCAAACAATTCGCCGTGCCAGAGGATATGCACCAGCATCAATTAGTTTACCTGCGGGATTTGACAAAGTACCGCAAATTTTAGCAATGGGCAGTGAGTTAAAAAATACTTTTTGCTTATTGCGTGAAGGAAAAGCAATTCTCTCTCAACATCTAGGGGATTTAGAAAATGCCACGGCTTTCAACGCTTACCAAAAAAATTTAAATTTATACTTAAATTTATTTGAACATCAACCAGAAGTAATTGCCATTGATAAACATCCTGAATATCTCTCAAGTAAACTTGGTAAAGAACTTGCAGACACAAATCAAATCAAAATTTATCCAATTCAACATCATCACGCCCATATCGCCGCTTGCATGGCAGAAAATGGTATTCCTTTAGCTGCACCTCCAATATTAGGTATTGCTTTAGATGGTTTAGGTTACGGCAATGATGGTAAGCTCTGGGGTGGAGAATTTCTTTTAGCAGATTACCGGAAATTTAAACGACTAGCAACATTTAAACCAGTAGCAATGATTGGTGGCGAACAAGCTATTTATCAGCCTTGGCGTAATACTTATGCCCAATTAGTAGCTGCTAACCTTTGGGATGATTGTGAACAAAAGTATACTGACTTAGAAATCGTAAAATTTCTGAAAAACCAGCCACTCCAACTACTAAATCAACTTATAGAGAAAAGAATTAACTCTCCTCCAGCTTCATCAGTGGGGCGATTGTTCGATGCAGTGGCGGCGGCTATCGGTATTTATAGAGAAGAATGTAGCTATGAAGGACAAGCTGCGATCGCAATGGAAGCTATAGTAGATGTTAGCAGCTTAAATAATGATAAAGAAACGCTAATATATCCTTTTAGTTTTAGCATTTCAGATAGTATTTACTGTATAGACCCGCGTCCAATGTGGGAAGCCTTGCTTAATGACTTACAGCTGCAAATCCCACAATCTGTTATGGCTGCCAAATTCCACAAAGGTTTAGCGAATA